The Streptomyces tendae DNA segment GTCTGCTTGCCGGTCGCCAGGTCGAAGGCCACGACCTCGTTGGTCTGGCCGTAGGAGTCCCCGCCGGTGTCGTGCTCCTCGGTCGCGATGTACAGCCGGTCGTTGCCGACCGTGACCCCCGTGCAGTTCTCGACCTTGTAGATGCCGTCGCAGCGGGCCGCGAACTCGTCGCCCGGCGCGGAGAGCCGGGCCCGCAGCTTGCCCGTCTTGTTGTCGACGGAGAAGAAGTCGGAGATGCCGCTGCCGTCACCGGCGGAGTCGCCGACGTCTGCGGCCACCACCAGGGGGTCGGTGGACACGACGGCCGCGTACTCGATGCCGCCGTCCATCTTGTACTCGGTGACGACGTCACCGGTCTTGGGGTCGACGGTCTGGATGTGCAGCTGACGGTCCTCGCCGTACGAACCGCACTTGCGGACCGCGACCAGCTTCGGACCGCCGCCGTACCCGGCGTCGTAGCAGGAGTCGGAGGTCTTCGGCGCCCACAGCTCCTTGCCGTCGGCGATGCTCCACGCGGCGCCGCCGCTGGTGCTGCCGGCCGCCACCGTTCCGCCGCTGAGCGTCACGTTGTTGAAGCTGATCGGCATGGTGCCGGACTTGGCGCTCTTGGACCACACCTGCTTGCCGGCCTCCAGGTCGATCAGCGCGACCTGGGTGCAGGACTGGGGGTTCGCCTTGGTGGGCATGGCCGGCTTGTGGACGATGGCCGTCTTGTTGTCCTCGGTGAGATGGCCGGTCGCCGCGCACACCGGACCGGGCAGGTCCAGCGTCCACTTCTTGCCGCCGGTCGCGCGGTCGTAGCCGGTGATCTCGGAGAGCCCGCTCTTGGCGTAGACCGAATCGGTCAGCCAGGACCCCGCGATGGGGATGCTGGAGGTGCCCTTGGGCACCTTCGGCGCGGGCACCTGGAACAGCACCTTGGACTTGGGGTCGGAGGGCGCCTTCTCCTTGGCCTCGCCGGACGTGCCCCCGGTGCCCTCGCCGGAGCCGCCGGTGGAGCCGTCGCCCTTACCCTTCTCCTCGCCCTTGCCGTCGCCGCCGCCGGCGGTGGTCTGCTTGTCGTCGTCCTTGCCGGACGAGGACGCGTACCAGACGCCGGTCCCCACGATCAGGGCGATGGCCACGACGGCCGCGGCGATGATGGCCACCGTGGTGTTGATCTTGCGTCCGCCCGGCTGCCCGGCCTGTGCCTGCATCGGCACGGTCGCCTGCGGATAGCCGTACCCCGGCTGCCCGTACCCGGGCTGTCCGTACCCCGGCTGCCCGTACCCGGGCTGTCCGTACGGACCCGGCTGCTGCGGCTGACCGTACGGACCCGGCTGCTGCGGCTGACCGTACGGTCCGGGCTGCTGGCCCGGGTACCCGTAACCGGCCGGCGGCTGCGGAGGCTGCGGCTGCTGCGGGTAGCCGTACCCGGGCCCCTGCGGGGGCGTCGGCGGCGCGGCGGGCGGCTGCTGGCCCGGCGCCTGCGGGTAGCCGTATCCCGGCTGGGGCGATTTGCTCAGATCCGGCCCGGCGGGCGGCTGCTGACCCGGCGTCTGCGGGGGCTGCCCCGGAGGCTGCGCGGGCGGAGCCGGCTGCCCGGACGGGGCGGGCGGCGCGGGCTGAGCGGGCTGCTGCGGCGGATCCGACGGATCCTGCGGCGGTCCGAACCCGGGCTGCTGCGGGGGCTGGTTGGGCGGCGGGGGCGGCTGGGTCATGACGTGGGCACCTCGGGGAAGGGGACGACGGGCGGCGGGAAAGTGACGTGAGCGGTACTCACGGGTCTCACTTGCCGTAGGCGAGCATCAACTTCTCCTTAGCGTCGTCATTGCCGGTCAGCCGGGTGGTGGACAGGTAGAAGCGGCCGTCGACCCAGTCGATCGCCTTGCTGAAGAAGCCGTTCTCGATGTCGGCGACGGCCTGCGGGTTCTGCATCAGCACGGCCGGCTTGTGGTTCGCGCCGGACACCGGCAGGGCCACGATCCGGCCGCCCGCGTCGTAGGACGGCTCGACGTACGCGATGAGCTTGCCGTTCTCGACCTTCATCGGGACCATCGACTCCTCCACGGGGGAGGACTGCCGCCAGAGTTCCTTGCCGGTGGCGAGGCTGACGGCGACGATCTCGTTGGCCCCGGTGGTCGCCGCGGTCGGCAGGTAGAGGGTGTCGCCCTCGGCGACGACGCCGTCGCAGCCCTGGAGCTCACGCGCGAGGATGGCCCAGCCGCAGCCGGCGTCGAACTTCTCGTCGACGGAGACCTGCGAGCGCAGCTTGCCGGCCGCGGTGAAGGCGGCGATGTTCCAGGCCTTCTTGTCGCCGTCCTCCTCCTTGGTGGCGTAGACGACGAGCGGGTTCACGGAGTACGTGCGCTCGACCCTCCAGCCCTTCTGGTACTGGTAGGTCCACTTGACCTTGCCCGTCGCCGGGTCGAGCTCACGGACCTCGTCGTGCTCGTTGGTGCCGCCGGCACCGCAGGACGCGACCTGGATCAGCCGCTCACCACCCGCGAAGGCGGCGGGGAAGCAGGGGGCGTCGCCGTACCGCTTGGAGTCGAACAGCTTCCGTCCGGTCCGCACGTCGTACGCCGTGCCGGACTGCGAGCGGCCCACCATCAGCGTGTTGCCGGTGAGGGACATCTCGATGGACAGCACGGAGTCGAACAGGGCACCGTCGGCGACCTCCTGCGTCCAGCCCTTCTCGCCGGTGTCGAGGTCGAGGAGCTGGAGCCGGTTGCACTTGGCGCTGTCGCTGCTGCTGCTCATGTAGGCGACGACGACCTTGTCGTCGGCCGTCTTCTGCGGGGTGACCGCGCAGATCTTGTGGGGGAAGCTGATGGTGTCCCAGGCGGGCTTGCCGTCGCTCACGTTGTAGGCGTAGACGTCCTTGTAGGCCGCCTTGACCGCTGTCCTGCCGGTGACCCACAGGCCGGGGGCGTCGGCGCCGGAACCGGGCGCGTCGGGCGCCTCCTTGTACCAGAGCACCTTGGACTCACCGGCCTGGCGGCCCTCGTTGAGGTCCTCGGGGTCCTCGCCGCCGTCGCCGCTGCCGTCGCCGGGGTTGACCGGGGCGCCGTCGGACTTGCCGGGCTTGGGGTCCTCGGTCGGCCCGGCGACCGGCTCGTCCTTCTTGTCGTCGCCGCCGGAGACGGCCCACACGGTGCCGCCGACGACGAGCGCCACCGCGACCGCCGCGGCGACGATCAGCAGGGGCTTGCCCTTGAAGGGGTTGCGGGAGCCGCCGCCGGGCGGGGTGCCGGGCGCGCCGGGGAACTGCGGCTGCTGCGGGTGGCCGTAGCCGGGCGCGCCGTACGGTCCGGGCTGCTGCGGCTGGCCGTAGGGTCCCGGCTGTCCGTACGGTCCGGGCTGCTGCCCCGGGTAGCCGTAACCGGCGGGCGGCTGCTGCGGGTAGCCGTACCCGGGCTGCGGCGCACCGGACGGCGGACCCTGCGGGGGCGGCGGCGTCGACGGCGCGCCCTGCGGCGGGGTCTGCGGCGGTCCGAAGCCACCGCCCGGCGGCGGATCCTGCGGCGGTCCGAAGCCGCCCTGAGGCGGCTGGTTGGGCGGCTGAGTCATCAGCGCGTTCCCCCTTACTCACTGATTTTTAGCCACGCCCTGAGGTACGTGATGACCCAGAGTCGTCGTCGGTCACTTACCAGACGGCTCTTTCTATCACCCGGTACCGACACGCCACGGGGCCGCGTCCTCCCCTGTTCCCAAGGGAGGACCGGCCTGTGATGCGCCCGTTACGTGCCTTCACGCCCTCTTCACGCGCCGCGCGCTCCCCACGCGCGGGCGCGCGGCGCGAGCCTCGCGCCGGGTCAGGCGTCCTCGGCCAGTTCCAGCCAGCGCAGCTCCAGTTCGTCGCGCTGGCCTGCCAGGTCCCGCAGTTCGGCGTCCAGTTCGGCCACCTTCGCGAAGTCCGTCGCGTTCTCGGCGATGGCGGCGTGCAGGGTGGCCTCCCTGGCCGAGACCTTGTCCAGCTGGCGCTCGATGCGCTGCAGTTCCTTCTTGGCGGCGCGCTGGTCGGCGGCGCTCTTCTCGGGCGCCTCGGACCGGGTCGCCGCCGCGGCCGGGACGGAGGAGGCCGCGGCGGCCTCCTCCATGCGCTTGCGCCGCTCCAGGTACTCGTCGATGCCGCGCGGCAGCATCCGCAGGGTGCCGTCGCCGAGCAGGGCGAACACCCGGTCGGTGGTGCGCTCGACGAAGAACCGGTCGTGCGAGATGACGATCATGGAGCCGGGCCAGCCGTCGAGGAGGTCCTCGAGCTGGGTGAGGGTCTCGATGTCGAGGTCGTTGGTGGGCTCGTCGAGGAAGAGCACGTTGGGCTCGTCCATGAGCAGCCGCAGCAGCTGGAGCCGGCGGCGCTCACCGCCGGACAGGTCGCCGACCGGCGTCCACTGCTTCTCCTTGTTGAAGCCGAAGGTCTCGCAGAGCTGACCGGCGGTCATCTCCCGGCCCTTGCCGAGGTCGACCCGCTCGCGCACCTGCTGCACGGCCTGCAGCACCCGCAGCTCGGGGTCGAGTTCGGCGACCTCCTGGGAGAGGTAGGCCAGCTTGACCGTCCTGCCCACGCGGACGCTGCCCGCCGCGGGCTGCACCTCGCCCTCGCTGCGGGCGGCCTCGGCGAGCGCGCGGAGCAGGGACGTCTTGCCGGCGCCGTTCACCCCGACCAGGCCGATGCGGTCGCCGGGGCCGAGCTGCCAGGTCACGTGCTTCAGCAGCACCTTCGGCCCGGCCTGGACGGTGACGTCCTCCAGGTCGAACACCGTCTTGCCCAGCCGCGAGGAGGCGAACTTCATCAGCTCGCTGCTGTCACGGGGCGGCGGCACGTCCGCGATCAGCTCGTTGGCCGCCTCGACGCGGAAGCGCGGCTTGGAGGTGCGGGCGGGGGCGCCGCGCCGCAGCCAGGCCAGTTCCTTGCGGACCAGGTTCTGCCGCTTGGCCTCCTCGGTGGCCGCGATGCGCTCGCGCTCCGCGCGGGCGAAGACGTAGTCGGAGTAGCCGCCCTCGTACTCGTGGACGACGCCGCGCTGCACGTCCCACATGCGGGTGCAGACCTGGTCGAGGAACCACCGGTCGTGGGTGACGCAGACGAGCGCGGACCGGCGGTTGCGCAGGTGCTCGGCGAGCCAGGCGATGCCCTCGACGTCGAGGTGGTTGGTCGGCTCGTCGAGGACGATCAGGTCCTGCTCCTCGATGAGCAGCTTGGCGAGCGCGATCCGGCGGCGCTCACCGCCGGACAGCGGCCCGATGACGGTGTCCAGGCCCTTGGGGAAGCCGGGCAGGTCGAGCCCGCCGAACAGCCCGGTGAGCACGTCCCGCACCTTGGCGTTCCCGGCCCACTCGTGGTCGGCCATGTCGCCGATGACCTCGTGCCGGACGGTGGCCTCGGGGTCGAGCGAGTCGTGCTGGGTGAGCACGCCGAGCCGCAGCCCGCCGGAGTGCGTCACGCGCCCGCCGTCCGTCTCCTCCAGCCGGGCCAGCATGCGGATCAGCGTGGTCTTGCCGTCCCCGTTGCGCCCCACGACCCCGATCCGGTCCCCTTCCGAGACGCCGAGCGAAATCCCGTCCAGCAGCGCACGCGTCCCGTACACCTTGCTGACGTTCTCGACATTGACCAGATTGACGGCCATTTCTCTCCTGCCCGGTGGATCGATCAGTCTTCAAGCGTAGGCCCTGCCGGGGGGCGCCCGGGACGCGAGAAGACGGTCACCCTTTGTGATGACCTGACCGGGATCGGGCGGCAACCCCGCCGCCATCGACATCGGACTGAGCGCCGTCGGCTCGTGTCCCTGAGGTCTCAGAGGACGGTCGCCCCCGGGACCGGGCCCGGGGCCGTGCGGGCGGTGCGGGAGGTGGCCAGGGGGCGGAGTTCGGCGGCGATCTTCTCGGCCGCCTGCTCGTCGCGGGCCAGGAAGGCCGTGGTCGGGCCCGAGCCGGAGACCAGGGCGGCGAGCGCTCCCGCCGCACGGCCGGCCGCGAGGGTGTCCGTCAGCTCCGGGAAGAGGGAGAGGGCCGCCGGCTGGAGGTCGTTGGTGACGGTGGCGGCGAGGGCGTCCGGGTCACCCTCGGCCAGGGCGTCGAGCAGGGGCTGCGACGCCACCGGATCCGGGATGTCCCGTCCCTCGGCGAGCCGGTCGAACTCGCGGAAGACCGCGGGCGTGGACAGCCCCCGGGTGGCCGTCACGAACACCCAGTGGAAGGTGCCGCCGACCTCCAGCTCCGTCAGCTTCTCACCCCGCCCGGTGCCGAGCGCCGCCCCGCCGACCAGGCTGAACGGCACGTCGCTGCCCAGCTCGGCGCAGATGTCGAGGAGCTCCTCGCGTCCGGCGCCGGTCCCCCACAGCGCGTCGCAGGCCAGCAGCGCGGCGGCGCCGTCCGCGCTGCCGCCGGCCATGCCGCCGGCGACGGGGATGTCCTTGGTGATGTGCAGGTGGACGTCCGGCGTGCGGCCGTACCGCTCGGCGAGGGCCAGGGCGGCGCGCGCGGCGAGGTTGGTGCGGTCGAGGGGGACCTGGGCGGCGTCGGGTCCGTCGCAGGTGATGCGCAGTCCGTCCGGCGACGGGGTGGCGGTCACCTCGTCGTACAGGCCGACCGCGAGGAAGACGTTGGCCAGCTCGTGGAAGCCGTCGGGGCGGGCCGCGCCGACGGCGAGCTGGACGTTGACCTTGGCGGGGACGCGGACGGTGACGCTCACTGCTGACCGGCCTCCGTGTCGGACGCGTGCCGCGGCCCGTGCTCGGCGATGCGGGCGAACTCCTCGACGGTCAGCGACTCGCCCCGCGCCTGCGGCGAGACACCTGCCGCGACCAGCGCGGTCTCGGCGGCGGCGGCCGAGCCGGCCCATCCGGCGAGCGCGGCGCGCAGCGTCTTGCGGCGCTGTGCGAAGGCCGCGTCGACGACGGCGAACACCTCACGCCGGGTGGCGGTGGTCTTCGGCGGCTCCGCGCGCCGCACCAGCGACACCAGCCCGCTGTCGACGTTCGGCGCGGGCCAGAAGACGGTGCGGCCGATGGCTCCGGCCCGCTTCACCTCGGCGTACCAGTTGGCCTTGACCGAGGGGACGCCGTAGACCTTCGAACCGGGGGCGGCGGCGAGCCGGTCGGCGACCTCGGACTGCACCATCACCAGGGTGCGCTCGATGCTCGGGAAGGTCTCGAGCATGTGCAGCAGCACCGGGACGGCGACGTTGTACGGCAGGTTGGCGACCAGGGCGGTCGGGGCGGGCCCGGGCAGCTCGGCGACGTGCATGGCGTCGGAGTGGACCAGCGCGAACCGGTCGGCGCGCTCCGGCATGCGGGCGGCGACGGTGGCGGGCAGCGCGCCGGCCAGCACGTCGTCGATCTCGACGGCGGTGACCCGGTCGGCGGCCTCCAGCAGAGCCAGGGTGAGCGAGCCGAGCCCGGGGCCGACCTCGACGACCACGTCGTCGGGGCGGACCTCGGCGGTGCGCACGATACGGCGGACCGTGTTGGCGTCGATGACGAAGTTCTGGCCGCGCTGCTTGGTGGGCCGTACGCCGAGGGCGGCCGCCAGTTCACGGACGTCGGCGGGGCCCAGGAGGGCGTCGGGGGTGGGGCTGGTCACGGGACAAGGGTACGGGGCGTGCGGGTCCGCCCCGGTCACCCCGGGTGCCGGCCGGCGCCCCGGCGGTGCGGGGGCGCCGGACCGCCACCCCCGCACTGCCGTCAGCCCTCCAGCCGGGTACCGCAGTGCGGCCAGGCCGCGGCGCCGCTGCGGATGTACAGCTTCTTGGCGCGGTACGTCTGCTCGGCGGCGGGCGCGTCCTGGGGCCGGCCGGTGCCGCCGAGATCCTGCCAGGTGCGGGTGTCGAGCTGGTACAGCCCGCCGTAGGTTCCCGAGGGGTCCGTCGCGTCGGGCCGGCCGCCGGACTCGCACCGCGCCAGCGCGTCCCAGTCCAGCGCGTCCGCGCCCCGCACCGACGACGGCACCGGCCGCGTGCCGACCCGTACCCGCCGCGGCAGCGGGTCGCGCACCACCTCCGTGCCCAGCAGCCGCGGCTTCTGCCGGACCCCGTTGACGGTGCGCTGCGCGTAGGTGAGGCGGCGCAGGCCCTGCCGTCCCGGGCGGTCGACGACCTCCGCGCCCCGGGTGAGCGCCGGGTCCTCGACGCGCACCTCGGTGAACGGGATCGCCTCGTCGCGGACCTCCGTGCCGTCGGTGATGCGCAGCACGGTGACGGTCTGGCCGTCGCGCGGGAAGCTCCCGGGGGCGACGGAGGTGGTGTCCCGGCCGCGCAGGGTGATCCCGGCCTGCGTCACGGCCTCGCGCACGGTCGCGGCGTTGGTGCGGACCGTGCGGGCCCGTCCGTCGGCCAGCACGGTCACCGCGCGTTCGGTGCGGACGTCCAGGGCGAGCCCCGCCGGTCCGATGCGCCGGCCGGGCGGCACCGACATCCGGGCGCCGGACACCCGCACGCCGATCCGCTCCAGCGCCTCGCGCACCGTCTCGGCGGTCGTCCACACCTCCTGGCGGGTGCCGTCGAGGGTGAGCAGCAGGGGGCGGGCGTGGAGCACCTCGATCGCGTCGCCGTCCTCCAGGGCGGTGCCGGGCGCGGGCACGATCTCGTCGTACGGCCCGGTGCGCACGCCCTCCTCCGCGAGGAGCGCGGTGACGTCGTCGGCGAAGGTGTGCAGGGTGCGGGGCCGGCCGTCGACGTTCAGCTCGACGGCCTTGTCCTCGGCCACGAAGGCGGTGGTGCCGCCCGCGAGGAACGCGACGACCAGTGCCCTGGGCAGCAGCCGGCGGGCGGCGTCGGCCCGCTCGGCGTACCGGCCGGGGCGCCGGTGCGCGGACCGCCGGGGCGGCGCGGGGGCGGGCGCGCGGCGGGGCAGGGCGGGCACGGTCTCCGCCTCGTGGATCCCGCCGCACACGGCATGCGTCGGGCACGTCTTCTCGTACGTCTCGAACCGCAGGGTGGTGCTCACGCCGACACGCTCCAGGGCTGGCCAGGGGGTCCCGATGGGGCTCCCAGAACCTAGCCGAGCGCCGGTGACTCTCCCAAGCGACACGACTACGGAACGTGCGCGATGTGCGGGGTCGTCAGTAGCCGAAGGCGCGGGCGGTGTTGGCGCCCAGCGCCGTGGCCAGGGTGTCCTCGTCGACGCCCCGGACGGCGGCCATGGCACGCACCGTGACCGGCACCAGGTAGGGGGCGTTGGGCCGCCCGCGGTAGGGCACCGGCGTGAGGAACGGCGCGTCGGTCTCGACCAGGACCAGCTCCGGCGGGGCGACGGCGAGGGCGTCCCGCAGGTTCTGCGCGTTCTTGAAGGTCACGTTGCCGGCGAAAGACATGTAGTAGCCGGCGCGGGCGCAGACCTCCGCCATCTCCGCGTCGCCGGAGTAGCAGTGGAAGACGGTGCGCTCGGGGGCACCTTCTTCCTTGAGCACGCGCAGCACGTCGGCGTGGGCGTCGCGGTCGTGGATCACCAGGGTCTTGCCGTGCCGCTTGGCGATCTCGATGTGGGCGCGGAAGGACCGCTCCTGGGCCTCCTTGCCCTCCTCGCCGGTGCGGAAGTGGTCGAGGCCCGTCTCGCCGACGCCCTTGACCTGCGGCAGCGCGGCCAGCCGGTCGATCTCGGCGAGCGCCTCGTCCAGCGCCGCGTCCCCGCCCGCCTCACGGGCCCCCTGCCGCGACCACCCGTCGGGGTCCCCGAGCACGATCCGCGGGGCCTCGTTCGGGTGCAGCGCGACCGTCGCGTGGACCGCGTCGTACGCCGCTGCCGTGTCCGCCGCCCACCGGGACCCCTTGAGGTCGCAGCCGACCTGCACCACGGTCGTCACCCCCACCGACGCGGCCTTGGCGAGGGCCTCCTCGACCGTGCCGGACTGCATGTCGAGGTGGGTGTGGGAGTCCGCGACCGGTACCCGCAGGGGCTTCGGGAGCGGCGGTGCGGCGTTCTTGTCGGGGTCGTTGGCAGGCATGCCTCCGATCCTACGGAAGCGGCGCGGGACCCTCCGGGGTGTCCAGCGGAAGCGGCGCGGGACCCGCCGGTGTCCAGGGGGCCTCGACCGGCCCCGCGGCGGGCACCCGGCGCTCGCGGTGGGCGGCGTCGCGGGCGGAGTCGACCCGGCCCGGGCGCAGGATCCGTACGAGATGCCCGTCGCAGCTGTGACAGGTGGGCCGGTTCAGCGGGGAGGGCACGATCCGGCCGTCCGCCACGTACAGCACGAAGGTCCGGCCGTCGCCGTCGACGTGGTGCTCTATCTCGTACGACTGCTCCCAGCCGTATCCGCAGCGCATGCAGGCGAACGCGTATGCCTCGGTGACCACGGCGGTGGCGCCCGCGCGCAGTCCGCCCTGTCCGGAGATCTCGGTCATGCCGGCTCCCGTCGGTCCGCTGACGGGACGGACCCGCGTCCGCCCCCACCGACCAGTGGACTCCTCGCGGACCGTGAACACACGGGCGGCGACGCAGTATTGGCGCCGATTTGGCCGTGGATTACCACAATGCCCCGAGCTCTTTGCCAACGCCCGGGTTCGCGCGGCGCCGGCGCCCGGTGTCAGCGCTTCCCGGGGTCCCGGCCGTCGGCGTTCTTGGCCGCGACGACCGCGTCGAACACCTGCCGCTTGGGCAGCCCGGCCTCCGCCGCGACCGCCGCGATGGCCTCCTTGCGCCGCTCCCCCGCCTCCTCGCGCACCCGCACCCGGCGCACCAGCTCGGCGTCGTCGGTCTCCTCGGGGCCCTTCTCCGGCGCGCCCTCGACGACCACGGTGATCTCCCCGCGCACGCCGTCGGCCGCCCACGCCGCCAGCTCGGCGAGCGGCCCGCGTTTGATCTCCTCGTAGGTCTTGGTCAGCTCCCGGCAGACGGCGGCCCGGCGCTCGCCGCCGAACACCTCGGCCATCGCGGCGAGGGTGTCGTCGAGGCGGTGCGGGGCCTCGAAGTAGACGAGGGTGCGGCGCTCGTCCGCGACCTCCCGCAGCCGTCCCAGCCGCTCGCCGGCCTTGCGGGGCAGGAACCCCTCGAAGCAGAAGCGGTCCACCGGCAGCCCGGACAGGGCGAGTGCGGTGAGCACGGCGGACGGTCCCGGCACCGCGGTGACCTTGACGTCCCGCTCGACGGCCGCGGCGACCAGCCGGTAGCCGGGGTCGGACACGGACGGCATGCCCGCGTCCGTCACCAGCAGCACGCGCGCACCGCCCACCAGCTCCTCGACCAGTTCGGGCGTCCGCGCGGACTCGTTGCCCTCGAAGTACGACACCACCCGGCCCTTGGGCGTGACGCCGAGCGCCTGGGTCAGCCGGCGCAGCCGCCGGGTGTCCTCGGCGGCGACGACGTCGGCGCCGGCGAGTTCTTCGGCGAGCCGGGGCGGCGCGTCGGAGATGTCGCCGATGGGGGTGCCTGCGAGTACGAGGGTTCCGGTCACCCGCCCATCCTCCCAGGAGGCGACGGAGGCGGGGCATACCGCCCATGCGCGGGACTCACACAGCGCCGTTCCCTACGATGGCGCGGTGACCAGTACCGCGTCCTCCACGGACACCCGGCAGGAGCAGCCGCCGCACGAGCAACGGCAGACGTGGCAGCAGCGGCTGCGGCGTTTCGGCTACCGGACGTCCGGCCCCAGAGGCGACGTCCGCGACCGCCTGGTCCCGCCGTACACCGAGCCGTCGGGCCGGCTGTGGAAGACGCTCGGCGTGCCGCCGGTGCTCGCCGACCGCCTCGTCCGCTGGTCGGGGTGGGGCGGCCCGCTGCTGGTGACGCTGGTTGCGGGCGTGCTGCGCTTCTGGAACCTGGGTCACCCCAAGGCGGTGATATTCGACGAGACGTACTACGCCAAGGACGCGTGGGCGCTCGTCCACCGCGGCTTCGAGGTCAACTGGGACAAGGAGGTCAACCGCCTCGTCCTGGACTCGGGCGGCAACGTCCCGATCCCCACGGACGCGGCCTACGTGGTCCATCCGCCGGTCGGCAAGTACGTCATCGGACTGGGCGAGCTGATCTTCGGCTTCGACCCGTTCGGCTGGCGTTTCATGACGGCGCTGCTCGGCACGCTGTCCGTGCTGATGCTGTGCCGGATCGGGCGGCGGCTGTTCCGCTCCACGTTCCTCGGCTGCCTCGCGGGCGCGCTGATGGCGGTGGACGGGCTGCACTTCGTGATGAGCCGCACCGCGCTGCTCGACGGCGTGCTGATGTTCTTCGTGCTGGCGGCCTTCGGCTGCCTGCTGATCGACCGGGACAAGGCCCGCGCGAAACTGGCGGCGGCGCTGCCGGTGGGGCCGGACGGGCGGGCGCGCCCGGACGCGGGGATCGCCGGGAGCGTGCGGATCGGCTTCCGTCCCTGGCGTCTCGCGGCCGGCCTGATGCTGGGCCTGGCCATCGGCACCAAGTGGAACGGGCTGTACATCATGGCCGCGTTCTGTGTGATGTCCGTGCTGTGGGACGTCGGCGCGCGCCGGGTGGCGGGCGCCGCCCGGCCCCGGCTGACCGTGCTGAAGCGGGACCTGGGCTGGGCGTTCCTGTCGACCGTGCCGGTGGCGGTGCTCACCTACTTCGCGTCCTGGATCGGCTGGCTCCTCTCGCCGTCCGACGGCAGCGGCGGCTACTACCGCGACTGGGCGACCCGCGACGGGCGGCGCAGCGACTGGTCGTGGCTGTTCCCCGACTGGTGGCGCAGCCTGTGGCACTACGAGAACCAGGTGTACGACTTCCACGTCGGCCTGTCCTCGCCGCACACGTACGAGTCCAACCCGTGGAGCTGGATCGTCACCGGCCGGCCGGTGTCGTACTTCTACGAGTCACCGGCGCCCGGTGTGGACGGCTGCCCCACGGACGCGGGTGAGAAGTGCGCGCAGGAGGTGCTGGCCATCGGCACCCCGATGCTGTGGTGGGTGGGCTGTCTGGCCCTGCTGTACGTGCTGTGGCGCTGGTTCTTCCGCCGCGACTGGC contains these protein-coding regions:
- a CDS encoding resuscitation-promoting factor, encoding MSTTLRFETYEKTCPTHAVCGGIHEAETVPALPRRAPAPAPPRRSAHRRPGRYAERADAARRLLPRALVVAFLAGGTTAFVAEDKAVELNVDGRPRTLHTFADDVTALLAEEGVRTGPYDEIVPAPGTALEDGDAIEVLHARPLLLTLDGTRQEVWTTAETVREALERIGVRVSGARMSVPPGRRIGPAGLALDVRTERAVTVLADGRARTVRTNAATVREAVTQAGITLRGRDTTSVAPGSFPRDGQTVTVLRITDGTEVRDEAIPFTEVRVEDPALTRGAEVVDRPGRQGLRRLTYAQRTVNGVRQKPRLLGTEVVRDPLPRRVRVGTRPVPSSVRGADALDWDALARCESGGRPDATDPSGTYGGLYQLDTRTWQDLGGTGRPQDAPAAEQTYRAKKLYIRSGAAAWPHCGTRLEG
- a CDS encoding TatD family hydrolase; the protein is MPANDPDKNAAPPLPKPLRVPVADSHTHLDMQSGTVEEALAKAASVGVTTVVQVGCDLKGSRWAADTAAAYDAVHATVALHPNEAPRIVLGDPDGWSRQGAREAGGDAALDEALAEIDRLAALPQVKGVGETGLDHFRTGEEGKEAQERSFRAHIEIAKRHGKTLVIHDRDAHADVLRVLKEEGAPERTVFHCYSGDAEMAEVCARAGYYMSFAGNVTFKNAQNLRDALAVAPPELVLVETDAPFLTPVPYRGRPNAPYLVPVTVRAMAAVRGVDEDTLATALGANTARAFGY
- the rsmI gene encoding 16S rRNA (cytidine(1402)-2'-O)-methyltransferase, with the translated sequence MTGTLVLAGTPIGDISDAPPRLAEELAGADVVAAEDTRRLRRLTQALGVTPKGRVVSYFEGNESARTPELVEELVGGARVLLVTDAGMPSVSDPGYRLVAAAVERDVKVTAVPGPSAVLTALALSGLPVDRFCFEGFLPRKAGERLGRLREVADERRTLVYFEAPHRLDDTLAAMAEVFGGERRAAVCRELTKTYEEIKRGPLAELAAWAADGVRGEITVVVEGAPEKGPEETDDAELVRRVRVREEAGERRKEAIAAVAAEAGLPKRQVFDAVVAAKNADGRDPGKR
- a CDS encoding dolichyl-phosphate-mannose--protein mannosyltransferase, with product MTSTASSTDTRQEQPPHEQRQTWQQRLRRFGYRTSGPRGDVRDRLVPPYTEPSGRLWKTLGVPPVLADRLVRWSGWGGPLLVTLVAGVLRFWNLGHPKAVIFDETYYAKDAWALVHRGFEVNWDKEVNRLVLDSGGNVPIPTDAAYVVHPPVGKYVIGLGELIFGFDPFGWRFMTALLGTLSVLMLCRIGRRLFRSTFLGCLAGALMAVDGLHFVMSRTALLDGVLMFFVLAAFGCLLIDRDKARAKLAAALPVGPDGRARPDAGIAGSVRIGFRPWRLAAGLMLGLAIGTKWNGLYIMAAFCVMSVLWDVGARRVAGAARPRLTVLKRDLGWAFLSTVPVAVLTYFASWIGWLLSPSDGSGGYYRDWATRDGRRSDWSWLFPDWWRSLWHYENQVYDFHVGLSSPHTYESNPWSWIVTGRPVSYFYESPAPGVDGCPTDAGEKCAQEVLAIGTPMLWWVGCLALLYVLWRWFFRRDWRAGAIACGIAAGYAPWFLYQERTIFYFYAIVFLPFLCLAVAMLLGAVVGPRRSTDTRRVAGATAAGVVTLLIIWNFIYFWPIYTGTPIPIDDWRSRMWLDTWV